ACTTGCAGCTATCAAGGCAGCTAAGAAGTATGGAACAATCGTATCTTACGATCTGAACTACCGTCCTTCTATGTGGAGTGCAATCGGTGGACAGGAGAAAGCTCAGGAAGTGAACAAAGAGATCGCAAAATATGTAGACGTTATGATCGGTAACGAGGAAGACTTTACAGCATGCCTCGGATTTGAGATTGAGGGTAACGACAAAGATCTCAAGCAGCTTAACCTTGACGGATACAAGAAGATGATCAATGAAGCAGCTAAGACATACCCGAACTTTAAAGCTGTTGCAACAACTCTTCGTGAGGTTAAGACAGCTACAGTGAACGACTGGAGCGCTATCTGCTGGGCAGATGGAGAAATCCACAAAGCAAAAGACTACAAGGGACTTGAGATCATGGACCGTGTAGGTGGAGGAGACTCTTTCGCATCAGGACTTATCTATGGACTGATGACAACAGAGGATGCAGAGCTTGCAGTTAACTACGGAGCAGCTCACGGAGCACTTGCTATGACAACACCTGGAGACACAACTATGGCTAGCAAGAAAGAAGTAGAAGCTATCATGGGTGGTGCAGGAGCAAGAGTTCAGAGATAGTTCATACATTGGTTTTAGCAGAAAGAGTAAATGTTATTCTATGAGGGAATTGACGAAGGGCAGTCCGGCAAAGGTCATAATGACCTTTGCCCTGCCCATTATTTTTGGAAATCTTTTACAACAATTATATAATCTGGCAGATGGTAAAATTGTCAGCACTTATGTAGGGACACAGGCATTTGCAGCAGTTGGTGCAACAGCAGTTATTGCGAATCTGATTATTGGTTTTGTGAATGGAGTGACCCAGGGATTTGGAATTCCGATATCCAGATGTTTTGGAGCAGGAGATTATAAAAATATGCGACGTTATGTGGCAGGAAGTTTTATTATGACAGTTGCAATGACGCTGATTCTTACAGTAGGTGCGCTTCTTGGGATAGAAGGGCTTTTGCATATATTGGACACACCGGCAGATATTATGGAAGAGGCACTTCAATATATCCGAATTATTATTATGGGGACAGCATTCATTTCTCTTTACAATTACAGTGCCAATATATTGAGAGCGGTCGGAGAAAGCCGGATTCCGCTTTTATGCCTTGCAGTTGCAGTCATTTTGAACATTTTTCTGGATATTCTTTTTGTGCATACATTTTCCATGGGACTTCGCGGTGCAGCGCATGCGACCAATATTGCCCAGTGTATTGCAGGAGTTCTGTGTATGGCATACTTGCTTTTTAGGTTCCGGGAACTTGTGCCAAAGGGGCAGGAATGGCAGATGCAGAGGAGAAAGTATCAGGAGATGACCGTATTTGGAATTTCACTTGGTATGATGTCCTGTTTTGTGAGTATCGGTACCGTGATTTTCCAAACTGCAGTAAACAGACTTGGTACGAAGATTGTGACGGCGCATATTGCGGCAAGAAGAATCGAGGAACTGACCAATGTTCCGATGCTGTGTACAGGCATGGCTATGACGACTTATGCCAGCCAGAATCTGGGGGCAGGAGAATATGACCGGATAAAAAAGGGAATCCATCAGGCATTTGTGATCGTACTTGTGCAGGGAGTTATATTTACCACATTTTGCTGGATATTTGGACACCCATTGATTCGTTGGATCACAAGCAGTAATGATACCTATATTTTGGATACGGCATACCGTTATCTGACAAGAAATACGTCATTTTATTTTGTGCTTGGGCCACTGTTTGTATTGCGTTGTTCTCTTCAGGGGCTGGAACATAAAGTCATTCCGGTGGCGTCCAGTATTCTGGAACTTGTGTTGAAAATAGTATCCACGATCTGGATCGTGCCGGTTTTGGGATACACTGGAGTTATCTATACAGAGCCGATTATCTGGATTTTTATGACATTGATGCTGATTGGCGGATATGTAAGGGCTCTGAAGCAGATCAACGAAGCAGAGCACATAAAAAGTGCAAGAAATGCGAAAGCTGAAAATGAAAAGATAAACGTTGATAACAGATTATAAATGATAAATAACGAAGAAAGGAGGATGGAATCCAGATGAAGAAGGTAGAACATTTGATTAAGGAAGTCTATCCGGGCTCCATCGCAGAAGAATTGGAGATTGAACCGGGAGATGTACTGCTGTCGATCAATGATCAGTCAATTGAAGATGTGTTTGATTATCGTTATATGATAAAGGACGAATATATAGAAGTGCTTATTCGCAAACCGGATGGAGAAGAATGGGTTCTGGAAATCGACAAGGATTACGATGACGATCTTGGTATCGAATTCGAGAATCAGTTGATGAGTGATTACAAATCATGCAGCAATAAATGCATTTTTTGTTTTATTGATCAGATGCCACCGAATATGCGAGAGACCTTATACTTTAAAGATGATGATTCCAGACTTTCTTTCTTACAGGGGAATTATATTACGCTGACTAATATGAAAGAAAAGGACGTAGACCGCATTATCAAGATGCAGCTGGCGCCGATCAACATTTCCGTGCAGACTACGAACCCGGAACTTCGTTGTAAAATGCTGAATAACCGGTTTGCAGGAGAAAAGTTGAAATTTTTAGATCAGCTTTATGAAGGTCATGTGGAGATGAATGGTCAGATCGTGTGTTGTAAAGGTGTGAATGATGGAAAAGAGCTGGAACGCACGATGGACGATCTGTCAAAATATCTTCCGTTTATGCGCAGTGTCTCTGTTGTGCCTGCGGGTATCACGAAGTACAGAGACAATCTTTATCCGCTGGAACTTTTTACGAAAGAAGAGGCTGGAGAGATTATTGATATGATCGAGAGCCGTCAGAAAAAATATTATGAAGAATATGGACTTCATTTTATGCATGCAAGCGATGAATGGTATATTACCGCTGGACGTGATTTTCCGGAAGAAGAGCGGTATGACGGATATATCCAGTTGGAAAATGGTGTCGGTATGATGCGGCTTTTCATTACAGAATTCACGGAAGCGCTTGAGCAGGTGAAAAGCAATCCTGGATATCTCAAAATGCGTGAAGAAGTGAAGCGCACGGTCACAATCGCGACCGGAAAATTGACTTACGCAACCATTTGTTCATTTGCAGAGCGTATGATGGAGGCATTTCCGGGACTTCAGATCCATGTATTTGCCATAAGGAATGATTTCTTTGGTGAGACAATTACCGTATCCGGACTGATTACCGGACAGGATCTGACTGCTCAGATAAAAGAGTACCAGGAGAATAGTAGGAAACATTTTGTGGAAAAAATCTCTGATGCGAAGAAATTTGTGGATAACATAGGAAGTGCTGATAAAAATGTGCATGGATTAGGAGAAGATCTCATTATTCCATGTAACATGCTTCGTACCGGAGAAAGAGTATTTTTGGATGACTGGACTGTGGAAGACGTGGAACAGAAGCTTGGAATGCGGCTTATTCCAATAGAATCTGGTGGAGGAGATTTTGTCGAGGCAATTCTGAATCTGGAATATAGTATGGAGCGTACCAATGATAATTTTGTCTATGTAAAGGCGTATGACAGATAATGTAATTGAAAAATAAGTATGACTAAAAAATAACATTAAAAAAAGTAATGAGCCAGAGGGTGTCCAAATAGAAGCGTTGCATTATATAATATATGAGTTGAAAAAATGATTCAGGAGGAAAAGAATGAATACAAAAGAAGCAAAACAGTCTGTTCAGATGGACAAAGCATTGTTTGATTTTTACGGGAAGCCTTCCATTGGACAATCACTGCCGCTTGCGATACAGCACGTACTGGCTATGATCGTCGGCTGCGTAACGCCTTCTATTATCGTGGCAGGCGTAGCAGGTCTTTCACAGGAAGACTCTGTGATTC
The sequence above is drawn from the Dorea formicigenerans genome and encodes:
- a CDS encoding sugar kinase translates to MNLNLRPKEECQFDAVSLGEVMLRLDPGEGRIRTARNFRAWEGGGEYNVVRGLRRCFGMKTAVITAFADNEVGKLMEDFILQGGVDTSLINWKKTDGIGRICRNGINFTERGFGIRGAVGCSDRANTAIAQATPEDFDFDYIFGELGVRWLHTGGIYAALSEQSCETVLAAIKAAKKYGTIVSYDLNYRPSMWSAIGGQEKAQEVNKEIAKYVDVMIGNEEDFTACLGFEIEGNDKDLKQLNLDGYKKMINEAAKTYPNFKAVATTLREVKTATVNDWSAICWADGEIHKAKDYKGLEIMDRVGGGDSFASGLIYGLMTTEDAELAVNYGAAHGALAMTTPGDTTMASKKEVEAIMGGAGARVQR
- a CDS encoding MATE family efflux transporter, producing MRELTKGSPAKVIMTFALPIIFGNLLQQLYNLADGKIVSTYVGTQAFAAVGATAVIANLIIGFVNGVTQGFGIPISRCFGAGDYKNMRRYVAGSFIMTVAMTLILTVGALLGIEGLLHILDTPADIMEEALQYIRIIIMGTAFISLYNYSANILRAVGESRIPLLCLAVAVILNIFLDILFVHTFSMGLRGAAHATNIAQCIAGVLCMAYLLFRFRELVPKGQEWQMQRRKYQEMTVFGISLGMMSCFVSIGTVIFQTAVNRLGTKIVTAHIAARRIEELTNVPMLCTGMAMTTYASQNLGAGEYDRIKKGIHQAFVIVLVQGVIFTTFCWIFGHPLIRWITSSNDTYILDTAYRYLTRNTSFYFVLGPLFVLRCSLQGLEHKVIPVASSILELVLKIVSTIWIVPVLGYTGVIYTEPIIWIFMTLMLIGGYVRALKQINEAEHIKSARNAKAENEKINVDNRL
- a CDS encoding DUF512 domain-containing protein codes for the protein MKKVEHLIKEVYPGSIAEELEIEPGDVLLSINDQSIEDVFDYRYMIKDEYIEVLIRKPDGEEWVLEIDKDYDDDLGIEFENQLMSDYKSCSNKCIFCFIDQMPPNMRETLYFKDDDSRLSFLQGNYITLTNMKEKDVDRIIKMQLAPINISVQTTNPELRCKMLNNRFAGEKLKFLDQLYEGHVEMNGQIVCCKGVNDGKELERTMDDLSKYLPFMRSVSVVPAGITKYRDNLYPLELFTKEEAGEIIDMIESRQKKYYEEYGLHFMHASDEWYITAGRDFPEEERYDGYIQLENGVGMMRLFITEFTEALEQVKSNPGYLKMREEVKRTVTIATGKLTYATICSFAERMMEAFPGLQIHVFAIRNDFFGETITVSGLITGQDLTAQIKEYQENSRKHFVEKISDAKKFVDNIGSADKNVHGLGEDLIIPCNMLRTGERVFLDDWTVEDVEQKLGMRLIPIESGGGDFVEAILNLEYSMERTNDNFVYVKAYDR